The sequence below is a genomic window from Kitasatospora kifunensis.
CTGGCGCACGGGTCCTGGTCTGCGTCTTCGGCGCCGGACTCACCTGGGGCAGCACCTTGCTGACCTGGACCGGCGCCCCTGCCGTCGACGTCTGCGACGCCGCCTCCTGACCTGCCCCACCCGCCCTGGGCCCGGACGCTGATCACGCGTCAACTCGCCTGTGGAACAAGGAGTTTCCATGAACACCACGTTGGACACCTTCCGCCTCGACGGTGCCCGCGCCCTGGTCACCGGCGCCTCGCGCGGGATCGGGCGGGCGGTGGCACTGGCCCTCGCCGAGGCCGGCGCCCGGCTGGCCCTGTCCGCTCGCAGCGAGCAGGCGCTCAAGGAGACCGCCGAGCAGGTGGCCGCTCACGGCACCGAGCCGGTGCTGGTCCCCGGAGACCTGGCCGACCTCGCGCAGGCGGCCCTGGTCGACCGGGCCGCCGAAGCCCTCGGCGGGTTGGACGTCCTGGTCCACAACGCCGGCATCCTGCCGACCCGGCCCGACGGGACGCCGATCCTGCTGCCGCTCCAGCACCTGCCGCAGCGGGCCTGGGACGAGGTGCTGGCCGTCAACCTGAACGCCACGGTCGCCATCTGCCGCCACGCCTACCCGTACCTGGCCGCCGCCGAGCGGGCCAGCCTGGTGCTGATGTCCTCGGTGGCCGGGTGGATCGGCACGCCGATGATGGAGGCCTACGCCGCCTCCAAGGCCGCCCAGATCTCGCTGGCCCGTAGCCTCGCCGTGGGGTGGGGGCGCCAGGGCATCCGGGTGAACGCGCTCTGCCCGGGGTGGACCCGCACCGACATGACCGCCTTCGCCCACACCAACGGCCCGCTCAGCGACTGGCTGTTGGCTCACGTGCCGCTGGGCCGCTGGGCCGAGCCCGCCGAGGTCGCCGCCGCCGCGCTCTACCTCGCCTCCCCGGCCTCCGGCTACCTCACCGGGCAGGCCCTGCTGCTCGACGGAGGGGTCTCGGTGCCGGACGGCGGCCTGGCCGGGATCCCGAAGCCGCCCTCCCCGTTCGCCGTTCCCTGAGCCCGATCCCGCCTCCCGCCTCCCGCCAAGCCCACCCCCTCGCACCCCCTCCGCGACCAGCCCCGATCGAGTCCTCCATGAACCCTCGAACGCACTCCCGAAGCACTCCGACCGCCCCCGCCCCCGCCGCCGTCCTCTGCGGCCTCGGGGCGAGCCTGCCCCCCACCGTGGTCGGCAACGCCGAGATCATCCGCAACGGTC
It includes:
- a CDS encoding SDR family NAD(P)-dependent oxidoreductase encodes the protein MNTTLDTFRLDGARALVTGASRGIGRAVALALAEAGARLALSARSEQALKETAEQVAAHGTEPVLVPGDLADLAQAALVDRAAEALGGLDVLVHNAGILPTRPDGTPILLPLQHLPQRAWDEVLAVNLNATVAICRHAYPYLAAAERASLVLMSSVAGWIGTPMMEAYAASKAAQISLARSLAVGWGRQGIRVNALCPGWTRTDMTAFAHTNGPLSDWLLAHVPLGRWAEPAEVAAAALYLASPASGYLTGQALLLDGGVSVPDGGLAGIPKPPSPFAVP